One region of Xylanimonas ulmi genomic DNA includes:
- a CDS encoding alpha/beta fold hydrolase yields the protein MTARPDLGAVSFALRDASRPLLVLGPSLGTSVTALWQDVVPLLDDVVDVVGWDLPGHGAAPAPDPADLDGLTVADLAAAVLDVVDGAQAERGDPGAPFWYAGVSVGGAVGLRLVLDAPERLRGATLICTAARFGEPEAWLERARLVAAAGTPTQVIGSTQRWFGPGFVEREPEVVLRLLGSLQTADPTGYAAVCRALATYDERTRLAPTSVPVVTVAGEHDVPAPPAALAQIADGLGARRREVLDGVAHLAPAEAPERVGRLLRDLMMAAVR from the coding sequence ATGACCGCCAGACCCGACCTCGGGGCCGTCTCATTCGCGCTGAGGGACGCGTCGCGCCCGCTGCTCGTGCTCGGCCCGTCGCTCGGCACGAGCGTCACCGCGCTGTGGCAGGACGTCGTGCCGCTGCTTGACGACGTCGTCGACGTCGTCGGCTGGGACCTCCCCGGACACGGCGCCGCGCCCGCCCCCGACCCCGCCGACCTCGACGGACTGACCGTCGCCGACCTGGCCGCCGCGGTGCTCGACGTCGTCGACGGCGCACAGGCCGAGCGCGGCGATCCCGGCGCCCCGTTCTGGTACGCGGGCGTGTCGGTCGGCGGCGCCGTGGGGCTGCGCCTCGTGCTCGACGCGCCCGAACGGCTGCGCGGCGCCACGCTGATCTGCACGGCCGCGCGGTTCGGCGAGCCCGAGGCGTGGCTTGAGCGCGCGCGTCTCGTCGCGGCCGCCGGGACGCCCACGCAGGTGATCGGATCGACCCAGCGGTGGTTCGGTCCGGGGTTCGTCGAGCGCGAGCCCGAGGTGGTGCTGCGGCTGCTCGGCTCGCTGCAGACCGCCGACCCGACCGGGTACGCCGCGGTGTGCCGTGCGCTCGCGACCTACGACGAGCGGACGCGGCTGGCGCCGACGTCGGTCCCGGTGGTCACCGTCGCGGGCGAGCACGACGTGCCCGCGCCGCCCGCCGCCCTCGCGCAGATCGCGGACGGCCTCGGCGCGCGGCGCCGTGAGGTGCTCGACGGGGTCGCCCACCTGGCCCCCGCCGAGGCGCCCGAACGGGTCGGGCGCCTCCTGCGCGACCTGATGATGGCGGCCGTGCGATGA
- the pcaC gene encoding 4-carboxymuconolactone decarboxylase, translated as MTGAAEGMRVRRQVLGDAHVDRAVAATTSFTADFQDLITRFAWGEIWTRPGLDRRTRSMITLTALVAGGHWDELAMHVRAAVRNGVTVDELREVLLQTAVYCSVPSANHAFAVAQDVLSEEGML; from the coding sequence ATGACCGGCGCCGCGGAGGGCATGCGCGTGCGCCGGCAGGTGCTCGGCGACGCCCACGTCGACCGGGCGGTGGCGGCGACGACGTCGTTCACGGCCGACTTCCAGGACCTCATCACGCGCTTCGCCTGGGGCGAGATCTGGACGCGGCCCGGCCTCGACCGGCGCACCCGCTCGATGATCACGCTCACCGCGCTCGTCGCGGGCGGGCACTGGGACGAGCTCGCCATGCACGTGCGCGCCGCGGTCCGCAACGGTGTGACGGTCGACGAGCTGCGCGAGGTGCTGCTCCAGACGGCGGTCTACTGCTCGGTGCCGAGCGCCAACCACGCGTTCGCCGTCGCGCAGGACGTGCTGAGCGAGGAGGGAATGCTCTGA
- a CDS encoding MFS transporter, translating to MAIAANLRAAITVVGPLADDVAADLALSAAQVSLLVSMPLVCFGAFALVAPRLTARWGVETTSVVALAALAVGVVARSAPWVPALWGGTLLVGAGIATLNVALPAMVKRDFPAHVGRMTGVYSATQSTFAAVAAVVAVPLAGVHPSGWRLAFGVWAGLALVAIGLVAPQLRGARRPDARAAAAVPPAWRPPWRSALGWQVACYMGLQSTFYYSVITWWPSVEADGGVGAGAAGAHQGVLQVVGIVASLVAGRLIDRSRPRGQSRLVVVFSSLSTLAVVGQLVAPGWWAAWIMLLGAGTAAVFVTGLSFFGLRAEHHAQAAALSGMAQAFGYGLAALGPVTIGALHDVTQGWTWPLLALLALKVPEVACGVLAGRARVVG from the coding sequence GTGGCGATCGCGGCGAACCTGCGCGCGGCGATCACCGTCGTCGGCCCGCTGGCCGACGACGTCGCGGCCGACCTCGCGCTGTCGGCCGCGCAGGTCTCACTCCTGGTGTCCATGCCGCTGGTGTGCTTCGGCGCGTTCGCGCTCGTCGCCCCGCGGCTCACGGCCCGCTGGGGCGTCGAGACGACGAGCGTCGTTGCGCTCGCGGCCCTCGCCGTCGGCGTCGTGGCGCGCTCGGCGCCGTGGGTTCCCGCCCTGTGGGGCGGGACGCTGCTGGTCGGCGCCGGCATCGCGACCCTCAACGTCGCGCTGCCCGCGATGGTCAAGCGCGACTTCCCCGCGCACGTCGGGCGGATGACGGGCGTGTACTCGGCGACCCAGTCCACCTTCGCCGCCGTCGCCGCGGTCGTGGCCGTGCCGCTCGCGGGCGTGCACCCGTCCGGGTGGCGGCTCGCTTTCGGTGTCTGGGCCGGGCTCGCCCTGGTGGCGATCGGTCTCGTGGCCCCGCAGCTGCGGGGGGCGCGCCGCCCGGACGCGCGCGCCGCGGCGGCGGTCCCGCCCGCCTGGCGCCCGCCCTGGCGCAGCGCGCTCGGGTGGCAGGTCGCCTGCTACATGGGGCTGCAGTCGACGTTCTACTACTCGGTCATCACGTGGTGGCCGTCGGTCGAGGCCGACGGCGGCGTCGGCGCGGGCGCCGCGGGCGCGCACCAGGGTGTGCTCCAAGTCGTCGGCATCGTCGCCTCGCTCGTGGCGGGTCGGCTCATCGACCGCAGTCGGCCGCGCGGGCAGAGCCGGCTCGTCGTGGTGTTCTCCAGCCTGTCGACGCTCGCGGTCGTCGGGCAGCTGGTCGCACCCGGCTGGTGGGCCGCCTGGATCATGTTGCTCGGGGCCGGGACCGCGGCCGTGTTCGTCACCGGGCTCTCGTTCTTCGGCCTGCGCGCCGAGCACCACGCCCAGGCCGCGGCACTGTCGGGCATGGCGCAGGCGTTCGGGTATGGCCTCGCGGCGCTCGGGCCCGTGACCATCGGAGCCCTGCATGATGTGACGCAGGGGTGGACCTGGCCGCTCCTGGCGCTGCTCGCGCTCAAGGTTCCCGAGGTCGCGTGCGGGGTGCTCGCGGGGCGCGCCCGCGTCGTCGGCTGA
- a CDS encoding copper resistance CopC family protein: MLHHARTGRGPRLLAVVSLATATVFAAACPAHAHDQLVSTSPPAESTTPQAPALVALTFSDDLLAIGTTVLVVDASGSDQVVGDPRVAGPTVTADLPPALPDGPYEVRWQVVSSDGHPIAGSFRFGVGADPLPAPDDAAAPSPGATASADATPSADAGSGGDPGNSSDASDASDADGSRTLRIVATGVGGAVVGLGLFAAGLWWARRRPHATSSTDSHKDNDS, translated from the coding sequence ATGCTCCACCACGCCCGCACGGGGCGTGGGCCGCGGCTGCTCGCCGTCGTGTCCCTGGCCACCGCGACGGTGTTCGCGGCGGCCTGCCCCGCCCACGCCCATGACCAGCTTGTCTCGACCTCGCCGCCGGCCGAGTCCACGACCCCGCAGGCCCCGGCGCTGGTCGCGCTGACCTTCAGTGACGACCTGCTGGCGATCGGGACGACGGTGCTGGTCGTCGACGCGTCCGGATCCGACCAGGTGGTCGGCGACCCGCGGGTCGCCGGCCCGACCGTGACGGCCGACCTTCCCCCCGCACTGCCCGACGGGCCGTACGAGGTGCGCTGGCAGGTCGTGTCGAGCGACGGCCACCCGATCGCCGGGAGCTTCCGGTTCGGGGTGGGCGCGGACCCGCTGCCCGCCCCGGACGACGCCGCGGCCCCGAGCCCGGGCGCCACGGCGTCCGCAGACGCCACGCCGTCCGCGGACGCGGGCTCCGGCGGCGACCCAGGCAATTCGAGCGACGCGAGCGACGCGAGCGACGCGGACGGCAGCCGGACGCTGCGGATCGTCGCCACCGGCGTCGGCGGCGCCGTCGTCGGCCTCGGCCTGTTCGCGGCGGGGTTGTGGTGGGCGCGACGGCGCCCCCACGCCACCTCCTCCACCGACTCACACAAGGACAACGACTCATGA
- a CDS encoding copper chaperone PCu(A)C, which yields MIATTTRRAATGALTLAAATALLLGGCATDDGAAADTPTGGATPATAAADALTVTDPWVKAADDGMTAAFAVLENTGDADVTVVSASTPASPDVQLHETVEDASGQMAMRERDGGFVVPAGGSLELAPGGDHLMLMGLAAPIEAGDEVTLTLTLDDGSTLDVTAVAKDYSGAQENYQGGEDGDSGGMGDMSGDGQG from the coding sequence ATGATCGCCACGACAACCCGCCGCGCCGCCACGGGCGCGCTCACCCTCGCCGCCGCCACCGCGCTGCTCCTCGGCGGCTGCGCGACCGACGACGGCGCCGCGGCCGACACCCCGACCGGCGGCGCGACCCCCGCCACCGCCGCGGCCGACGCGCTGACAGTCACCGACCCCTGGGTCAAGGCCGCCGACGACGGCATGACGGCGGCGTTCGCCGTCCTGGAGAACACCGGCGACGCCGACGTCACGGTGGTCTCGGCGTCGACACCCGCCTCGCCCGACGTGCAACTGCACGAGACCGTCGAGGACGCCTCGGGCCAGATGGCCATGCGGGAGCGGGACGGCGGGTTCGTCGTCCCGGCGGGCGGCAGCCTTGAGCTCGCGCCCGGCGGCGACCACCTCATGCTCATGGGCCTCGCCGCCCCCATCGAGGCCGGCGACGAGGTCACGCTCACGCTCACGCTCGACGACGGATCGACGCTCGACGTCACCGCAGTCGCCAAGGACTACTCGGGCGCCCAGGAGAACTACCAGGGCGGCGAGGACGGCGACTCGGGCGGCATGGGTGACATGTCGGGCGACGGGCAAGGCTGA
- a CDS encoding Dyp-type peroxidase, giving the protein MSDRDHGGGRPLTRRRLLMGGAAAGIGAAAAIGGSALAGSGARPAPAPEACADPTAIGAGVEPFHGARQAGIETTPQAHAVFVALDLLAETDRAALGRMMRVLTDDAARLTQGRPALADSEPELATVPARLTVTFGFGPGLVERAAGPGAVPAWLRPLPAFGVDRLEDRWCGGDLLVHVAADDPLTLAHTVRMLLKDSRTFAEVRWSQPGFRRARGAEPEGATMRNLFGQVDGTVNPQPGTDDFDQVVWTHDGPDWLRGGTSLVLRRIHMDLDGWDRLDRAGREQSVGRTLDTGAPLTGAREHDEPDFKATTPLGFPVIAAFAHLRRARSDDTAQRIFRRAYNYDADPAGTGGVSSSGLLFASYQADVDAQYVPLQRRLDELDLLNEWTTPIGSAVFAIPPGCAPGEYVGQTLLGA; this is encoded by the coding sequence ATGAGCGACCGGGACCACGGCGGGGGGCGCCCGCTCACGCGGCGGCGCCTTCTGATGGGAGGCGCGGCCGCGGGGATCGGCGCCGCGGCCGCCATCGGCGGATCGGCGCTCGCCGGGAGCGGCGCGCGGCCCGCACCCGCCCCCGAGGCGTGCGCCGACCCGACCGCGATCGGCGCCGGCGTCGAGCCCTTCCACGGCGCGCGCCAGGCGGGGATCGAGACCACCCCCCAGGCGCACGCCGTGTTCGTCGCCCTGGACCTGCTCGCCGAGACCGACCGGGCGGCGCTGGGCCGCATGATGCGCGTCCTGACCGACGACGCCGCGCGGCTCACGCAGGGCAGGCCCGCGCTGGCCGACTCCGAGCCCGAGCTGGCCACGGTCCCGGCGCGCCTGACCGTGACGTTCGGGTTCGGCCCGGGCCTGGTCGAGCGCGCGGCGGGGCCGGGCGCCGTCCCGGCGTGGCTGCGGCCGCTGCCCGCGTTCGGCGTCGACCGGCTCGAGGACCGCTGGTGCGGCGGCGACCTGCTCGTGCACGTCGCCGCCGACGACCCGCTGACGCTCGCGCACACGGTGCGCATGCTGCTGAAGGACTCGCGCACCTTCGCCGAGGTGCGCTGGTCGCAGCCCGGGTTCCGGCGCGCACGCGGCGCCGAGCCCGAGGGCGCGACCATGCGCAACCTGTTCGGGCAGGTCGACGGCACCGTCAACCCGCAGCCCGGCACCGACGACTTCGACCAGGTCGTGTGGACGCACGACGGTCCCGACTGGCTGCGCGGCGGCACCAGCCTGGTGCTGCGGCGCATCCACATGGACCTCGACGGCTGGGACCGCCTCGACCGCGCGGGCCGCGAGCAGTCCGTCGGGCGCACCCTCGACACGGGGGCGCCGTTGACGGGCGCGCGCGAGCACGACGAGCCCGACTTCAAGGCCACCACGCCGCTGGGCTTCCCCGTCATCGCCGCGTTCGCGCACCTGCGCCGCGCCCGCTCCGACGACACCGCCCAGCGCATCTTCCGCCGCGCCTACAACTACGACGCGGACCCGGCCGGGACGGGCGGCGTGTCCAGCTCGGGTCTGCTGTTCGCCTCCTACCAGGCCGACGTCGACGCGCAGTACGTGCCGCTGCAACGCCGTCTCGACGAGCTCGACCTGCTCAACGAGTGGACGACGCCGATCGGATCCGCGGTGTTCGCGATCCCGCCCGGCTGCGCGCCGGGCGAGTACGTCGGCCAGACGCTGCTGGGCGCGTGA